One window from the genome of Pyrus communis chromosome 16, drPyrComm1.1, whole genome shotgun sequence encodes:
- the LOC137720748 gene encoding ABC transporter G family member 6-like produces MLARVADNQISPFFTSMELNDFPRPAHGASPSLGQLLKQVGDVRKEVTGDGGETPAHHELDISDASLEPRSLPFVLSFNNLTYSVKIRRKFSLSGMLSGCNSRLSAATASDPVCGGDNLFTRTKTLLNDITGEAREGEILAVLGASGSGKSTLIDALANRIAKGSLKGTVSLNGEVLESRLLKVISAYVMQDDLLFPMLTVEETLMFAAEFRLPRALSKSKKKSRVQALIDQLGLRNAAKTIIGDEGHRGVSGGERRRVSIGIDIIHDPIILFLDEPTSGLDSTSAFMVVKVLQRIAQSGSIVVMSVHQPSYRILGLLDRLLFLTRGQTVYSGSPTNLPSYFAEFGHPIPESENRTEFALDIIRELEGSPGGTKSLVEFNRTWQNKKHSNPNDASYRGASDARHVVPLQEAISASISRGKLVSGATNNNPSPNSMVPTFANPIWVEMAVLANRSMKNARRMPELFGIRLGAVMVTGFILATMFWKLDNTPKGVQERLGFIAFAMSTTFYTCADALPVFLQERYIFMRETAYNAYRRSSYVLSHSLVALPSLIFLSTAFSATTFWAVGLDGGLSGFLFYFLIIFASFWAGSSFVTFLSGVVPHVMLGYTIVVAILAYFLLFSGFFITRDRIPAYWIWFHYLSLVKYPYEGVMQNEFQDPTKCFVRGVQIFDNTPLGTVPAAMKLKLLKSMSQTLGMRITTSTCLTTGADILEQQGVTDLSKWNCLWITVAWGFLFRILFYFALLLGSKNKRR; encoded by the coding sequence ATGTTGGCTCGCGTGGCGGACAACCAGATATCGCCGTTTTTCACTTCCATGGAGCTAAACGACTTCCCACGCCCCGCCCACGGCGCGTCGCCCTCGCTCGGCCAGCTACTGAAACAAGTTGGTGATGTACGCAAGGAGGTCACAGGTGACGgcggcgagactccggcgcaCCATGAACTCGACATCTCCGACGCCAGCCTTGAGCCTCGCTCCTTGCCGTTCGTTCTCTCATTCAACAACCTCACTTACAGTGTCAAGATCCGCCGCAAGTTCAGCTTGTCGGGGATGTTATCCGGCTGCAATAGCCGCCTCAGCGCAGCCACGGCTTCCGATCCCGTATGCGGCGGAGATAATCTTTTCACGAGGACGAAGACGCTGCTCAACGACATCACGGGAGAAGCGCGCGAGGGAGAGATTCTCGCGGTTCTCGGCGCGAGCGGGTCGGGTAAATCCACTTTGATCGACGCCTTAGCGAATCGGATCGCGAAAGGAAGCTTGAAAGGCACCGTCAGCTTAAACGGCGAGGTTCTTGAATCGCGGCTCCTGAAGGTGATATCCGCTTACGTCATGCAGGACGACCTCCTCTTCCCGATGCTCACAGTCGAAGAGACGCTCATGTTCGCCGCCGAGTTCCGCCTCCCGCGCGCGCTCTCGAAATCCAAGAAGAAGTCCCGCGTCCAGGCGTTGATCGACCAGCTCGGCCTCCGCAACGCGGCGAAGACGATCATCGGAGACGAAGGCCACCGCGGAGTCTCCGGCGGAGAGCGCCGCCGCGTTTCGATCGGAATCGACATCATCCACGACCCGATCATCCTCTTCCTCGACGAGCCGACCTCCGGCCTCGACTCCACGAGCGCATTCATGGTGGTGAAAGTCCTCCAGCGAATCGCTCAGAGCGGGAGCATTGTGGTGATGTCAGTGCACCAGCCTAGTTATCGGATCCTCGGCCTCCTGGACCGGTTGCTCTTCCTGACCCGGGGCCAAACCGTTTACAGCGGGTCCCCCACCAACTTACCTTCCTACTTCGCTGAGTTTGGGCACCCCATACCCGAGTCCGAGAACCGGACCGAGTTTGCGCTCGACATAATCCGAGAACTTGAAGGCTCGCCCGGCGGGACCAAAAGCTTGGTGGAGTTCAACAGAACCTGGCAGAACAAGAAACACTCGAACCCCAACGACGCGTCGTACAGAGGAGCATCCGACGCACGACACGTCGTTCCCCTCCAGGAGGCGATAAGCGCGAGCATTTCTCGCGGGAAATTGGTATCCGGAGCCACCAACAACAACCCGAGCCCGAACTCGATGGTCCCCACATTCGCGAACCCAATCTGGGTAGAGATGGCGGTGCTCGCCAACCGCTCGATGAAAAACGCTAGAAGAATGCCAGAGCTCTTCGGCATCCGCCTCGGCGCCGTCATGGTCACCGGATTCATCCTTGCCACCATGTTCTGGAAGCTCGATAACACCCCCAAAGGCGTCCAGGAGCGCCTCGGATTCATCGCATTTGCCATGTCCACCACCTTCTACACCTGCGCCGACGCTCTCCCCGTCTTCCTCCAGGAACGCTACATCTTCATGCGCGAAACCGCCTACAACGCCTACCGCCGATCCTCCTACGTCCTCTCGCATTCTCTGGTGGCGCTTCCATCGTTGATTTTTCTCTCGACGGCGTTCTCAGCGACGACGTTTTGGGCGGTGGGGCTCGACGGCGGACTGTCCGGCTTCTTATTCTACTTTCTGATAATATTCGCGTCGTTTTGGGCGGGAAGCTCCTTCGTCACGTTTCTCTCCGGGGTGGTCCCGCACGTGATGCTCGGGTACACGATCGTAGTCGCAATACTGGCCTACTTCCTCCTCTTCAGCGGCTTCTTCATCACGCGCGATAGAATCCCGGCCTACTGGATTTGGTTCCACTACTTGTCTTTAGTGAAGTATCCCTACGAGGGGGTGATGCAGAACGAGTTCCAGGACCCCACAAAGTGTTTCGTTCGCGGGGTCCAGATCTTCGACAACACCCCGCTGGGGACGGTGCCGGCGGCGATGAAGCTGAAGCTGCTGAAGAGCATGAGCCAGACGCTGGGGATGCGCATCACGACTTCCACGTGTCTGACGACGGGGGCTGATATTTTGGAGCAGCAGGGGGTGACGGATTTGAGCAAGTGGAACTGCCTCTGGATCACGGTGGCTTGGGGGTTTCTGTTTAGGATTCTGTTTTACTTCGCCTTGTTGCTTGGGAGCAAGAACAAGAGGcggtga